In Parabacteroides sp. FAFU027, the following proteins share a genomic window:
- a CDS encoding DUF3237 domain-containing protein, producing the protein MKKLIYIAAFILCAYQTINAQHSNSVKSDSLFKDFKTEFMWDAKVKISGMINVGESKRGVRRVIPITGGTFSGPKIKGVVLPGGEDWQLVRPDGDTELNARYLLKTDDGHVIQVINQALMHTDTQSRAFYCKSVIDLEAPTKSPYDYLNHAIFLGTLTMPVLKPGEEPYVIISVYKVL; encoded by the coding sequence ATGAAAAAACTAATTTATATAGCGGCATTTATTTTATGTGCTTATCAAACCATCAATGCCCAACACAGCAATTCGGTTAAATCTGATTCTTTGTTCAAAGATTTCAAGACCGAGTTTATGTGGGATGCGAAGGTGAAAATTAGCGGCATGATTAATGTCGGAGAAAGTAAAAGAGGAGTGAGGCGGGTGATCCCAATAACGGGAGGCACTTTCAGCGGCCCTAAAATTAAAGGGGTAGTGTTGCCCGGAGGCGAAGATTGGCAATTGGTTCGTCCCGACGGCGATACCGAGTTGAATGCACGCTACCTCCTGAAAACCGATGACGGTCATGTCATTCAGGTTATTAATCAGGCATTGATGCACACCGATACTCAGAGCAGGGCTTTTTACTGCAAATCGGTTATCGATTTAGAAGCGCCAACAAAAAGCCCTTACGATTATCTGAACCATGCCATATTTCTGGGTACGCTAACGATGCCTGTGTTAAAACCTGGAGAAGAGCCGTATGTGATTATTAGCGTGTATAAGGTTTTGTAA
- a CDS encoding glycoside hydrolase 43 family protein, protein MRKTIVLGISVLLLCLSGHLQAQTPKAQNPLIYSDVPDMSMVRVGDTYYMSSTTMHMSPGVPIMKSKDLVNWRLVNYAYDTLADVDAMNLVNGKSTYGRGSWASSIRYHKGRYYVSTFAQTTGKTYIYSTKDIEKGPWKAISFGPSYHDNSLLFDEDGRIYLVFGSGKINLVELKEDLSGIKPGTEQVIIDNASAPAGPIGLPAEGSQLFKIKGKYYLFNITWPRNGMRSVVIHRADKITGPYEGRLGLKDLGVAQGGLIDTPDGRWFSYLFRDYGAVGRIPYLVPVKWEDGWPVLGVNGKVPETLDLPASKGLIPGIVNSDEFTRKKGEPALPLVWQWNHNPDNRLWSVTERPGYLRLKTGRLDSLFLKSRNTLTQRTIGPVCSGTTLVDVSKMKNGDYAGLCALQWKFGQVGVKVKDGARYLFMVSGESNKPTELQSIPLSQNKVYLKIECDFRNRVDIAKFFYSLDGKSWNVIGGPLHMQYSLEHFMGYRFGLFNYATQNVGGYADFDYFRISDKISSK, encoded by the coding sequence ATGAGAAAAACAATTGTTTTAGGAATATCTGTTTTGCTACTATGCCTGAGCGGGCATTTACAAGCGCAGACTCCCAAAGCCCAAAATCCACTTATTTACTCGGATGTACCCGATATGTCGATGGTTCGGGTGGGTGATACTTACTATATGTCCAGTACAACCATGCACATGAGTCCCGGGGTACCGATTATGAAGTCGAAAGATCTGGTAAACTGGAGGTTGGTGAATTATGCCTATGATACGTTAGCCGATGTTGACGCAATGAATCTGGTGAACGGGAAAAGCACCTATGGAAGAGGTTCGTGGGCCAGTAGCATACGTTACCACAAAGGACGGTATTACGTGAGTACTTTTGCCCAGACCACCGGTAAAACCTACATTTATTCGACCAAAGATATTGAAAAGGGGCCATGGAAAGCCATATCGTTTGGTCCCTCTTATCATGATAACTCCCTGCTTTTTGATGAAGACGGACGTATTTATCTAGTCTTTGGCAGTGGTAAAATTAATCTGGTAGAGCTCAAAGAGGATCTTTCAGGAATAAAACCGGGTACCGAACAGGTAATCATAGATAATGCCAGTGCTCCGGCAGGTCCGATAGGATTACCTGCAGAGGGTTCGCAACTGTTCAAAATAAAAGGAAAGTACTACCTGTTTAATATCACCTGGCCCCGAAATGGTATGCGCTCAGTAGTAATACACCGTGCTGATAAGATTACTGGCCCTTACGAAGGTCGCCTGGGTTTGAAAGATTTGGGGGTTGCTCAGGGGGGATTGATAGATACTCCTGACGGACGATGGTTTTCTTATCTCTTCCGTGATTATGGAGCTGTAGGTCGCATTCCTTATTTAGTTCCTGTTAAATGGGAAGATGGATGGCCGGTTTTGGGTGTAAATGGAAAAGTACCAGAAACACTTGATCTGCCCGCAAGTAAAGGCTTGATCCCGGGAATTGTCAACTCCGACGAATTTACCCGTAAAAAAGGGGAACCTGCATTGCCGTTGGTTTGGCAGTGGAATCACAATCCAGATAACCGATTGTGGTCGGTAACCGAACGTCCCGGATATTTACGTCTGAAAACAGGTCGCCTGGATTCTCTTTTCCTCAAATCAAGAAATACCCTGACTCAAAGAACCATCGGACCAGTATGCTCAGGAACTACATTAGTCGATGTGTCCAAAATGAAGAATGGAGATTACGCCGGGTTATGCGCTTTGCAATGGAAATTCGGACAGGTCGGTGTAAAAGTGAAAGACGGAGCTAGATATTTATTCATGGTTAGCGGCGAATCCAACAAACCAACAGAACTGCAAAGCATTCCTCTTTCTCAGAATAAAGTTTATCTTAAAATCGAATGTGACTTCAGAAACAGGGTTGACATTGCGAAATTCTTCTATAGCCTTGACGGTAAATCGTGGAATGTAATTGGAGGACCGCTGCACATGCAATATTCCTTGGAACACTTTATGGGTTATCGCTTCGGCTTGTTTAATTATGCAACACAAAACGTAGGTGGATATGCCGATTTCGATTATTTTCGCATCTCAGATAAGATATCTTCAAAATAA